The Scleropages formosus chromosome 21, fSclFor1.1, whole genome shotgun sequence DNA segment TGAagaagactgaaaaagaaagtgaTACGCTGGTATCCTTTTACAGTTCTTCCAGGTAGCCATGGTTCTagtttttctctgctttctttgGTACAATTGTCTGGCCAGATGAGAAGCTTTATCATACGCTCATTGCTGCTGAGGGGAGAATTCAGAATGCAGCCATGTGGTTTCATTGGCTGATGAGGGAACAAAAAAGGTTCTACAATTTTAAATAGAATGCTGGGATTTTATTTGAAGCAGGCTAGATTCCAAACGTAAAGGACTGTTGCAGTAGGGATGTGATACATTAATTTATGCACCATATTATTTCCCCATATTGCGTCACTGTGTCATGGAGGGAATGCTACGAGACCTCTTCATCACCAGTCGCACCTCCACATCAGGCAGGTCGTCCTGCTGGGTCTGGGCGCAGCCGTCATCAGCTGCTGCCATGTGCAGGTCAAAGCGAAGGGACACGGATTTCTTACGCAATTTCGGGTTACCTTTGAAGAAGGATCCCTCCCACTGTTTTATAACCACATCAATCTTCTTTGATCTATAGGTGCGGACAAAGAGGAAAGCACAGGAAACACATTCTGCCACAGAATTCAATAATGtattatgatatttttattatatttcttaaaaaaacaacatattacCAATGGTGGTCATGAGAGTGGTAGATGTAACTTATATCAAGCCCCTGTTTGGAATGCCAAGGAAGGActttgattttatatttttctagaACTATTACTGCATGACATCACTACAATATTCCACATAGTATTTCATCTCATCttttctcatctcatctcatcacAGAACGATAAGTGgaagcgtagtgattagagtggttgcctttgaacccaaaggtcacaagtttgaatcccagctgtagtacccttgagaaaggtactgactctaaattgctccagtaaaattgcccagctgtagaagtgggtaaataattgtaagtagattaacattgtaagttgctttggacaaaattgtcagctatatgagtaaatgtaacttgtcTTTGCAAATAGAGGCTATTTCCAAGATGTGATTTCTAGGAACAAATCATATGATCATGTCACAGTAATAAAAtacttaataaaatattacattaacacCTGGTTGTTtaacattcatttcattcattaatttttttttttagcagacacttttctccaaagcgacttccagtgaactctgcgtagtgttattagcccacaccttattcaccaaaaaCAGACGGCATtattcaatatttacattttaccaccagagtttttgtttttgttaaagaaGCTAACAAGATATTTCTGTATGCAATATTACAGGTAACAGGTAatcttacttttttaaatgaatctaAAGCTGAAGAGATTTCAGCAATACTGTTATGAATCTATTAAATGCTACATAGTACTTTTAAAGTGTTAAACCAAAATGATAATATTGGTGTAGATACTCCAGCAGTGAGgtagaaaaatgtaattaacaatttaattaatttatccaTGCTATAACAGAATTGTAACTTTTCCCTCCACATTTCTCTTAGCAATCACAGATCCATTTAAACTGCAGATTACTTCACGGTAGGAAAAGTTAGTTTAACCGCCTTTAAGAAGatttttgaaatgtacattgATTCCTAATTGTATTTTGCCCTTAGTAAATATGGAGAAGCATGGAAGATGACTGCAACAGAAAAATTCTGTCAAAAAAAGAGTTTCAAACTGCAGACCGTAAAGGCTGATGCAGCATTTGAATGAGATGAAGAAGCTGAGAATCACAACCATTGAgagagaggaaaccagagccaaaTAAGCCAAACTGGGAGCCAAGAAACAGATGTCAGATTATAGAACTTGCCCGCGATTCTCCCTCaacccgtctctctctctcttgaaAGCGTTTTGTGCCCTGAGGTACTGGGCAACAAATATGTCACAATCTTTGACCAGCTGTTACTTTGCGTTTGTCAAGATTTTACACCCAGCAGACACAAAAGCTTGCTTTAGAACATTAAAGCCCAGAACCCGTTGTAAGGCGTCTTTATGAAGCCTTGGGTTCTCAGCCAATCTTTAGTGCAACTGTAAGGTTCTGGCACACTAGTACCCTTCGTCAAGCGCACCTCACGTTGCACTTCTTGGGCTTAGGCCAACAAATAAGAAAACCAAGAAACCAGGATCCAGCCTCTTCTGTACAACAAAGAGTATTTCTCAAAGTCTTTCAGATCAGCGATGCTCTAGAGTCTGTaactttctgtgtctgtgtgatatTTGTGCTTTATTGTCAAAACAACTGCGGATTTATTGTTGAAGTACCTGGTCCCGCGCATGGGCTCTGCACACTAACAAGCAGCACCTGTGTCTGGAAGTCTGCGCTTAACTTCAGCGTTGCTGTTACCACTAAgacagagtcagtaaaagggtaACAATGAAGACGTCCCTTGCATTTGCTGGCAAGTTGAAGTAAAACTCTTGGGCGTAGCTAATAACAAACTCAATCGCTTGTTGTAACACGAGGAGGAGGCGGCGCGTTGTACGAAAAAGAACTTGGAGGTTCAGTATAGCTCTATAAATTAAATCAAGGAGACAttgctgtgtcatttttcatttcatttcatttatgtgAGGCAAATGTTCATGTAGCCAGTGCTAAGTGACTAGCGTTGCGCTGTGGTACTCACTCCACAGTGCCATGCGCCTCAGCACTCTCCCGCATCACAGTACCGCGTAGGACTTGTTGTGTCTTCGCAGGAGCCGAGTTCTTCTCAGCTCTTCTCTCCGGCTCTGTGCGCACGACAGGGTTCTCACACACAAATGTTCTCGTTTCATCAGTTGCACGTTTTCTGAACATCACCGAGAATCAACAGCAAAACTGTTTGCGTACTTCATTCGGCGTATAAACGCAAATAACGTGTCTCTGTGAGTACAAAACACGTCGTACCTGTGAAGAAGACCAGGCTCTTCTTTGTTCGTGAAAGAGCAGGATTCCTTTTGTGAGCAGTGTCCCCAGAGCGCACCTCTACTAGCTGCTTTGGGGATGGATCTGCACAGCGTTCTCTCCTCACTTGTGGCTGAGGTTCGCACTTCATCTTCCCCATGAGCTCATTATGCACACGGATCCTTCCAGAGAAAcgtaagaataaataaaacacaaggagGCCATTGAACTGGTGAAAGATGATCTATTCTCAAACTTGGTAGCTGATGCAGACTGAGACATGTTTGCGGGAGGAAACACATTTCCTCATTCAGTGCGACACGACGGAGGGTCAGCTAGGTCCTGACTAGGGGATTTTAGTTGAATATGTCACATGTCTCAAACTATGCTGTACTGAAGGGATACAATACATATACCACAGTGACCTGCGGGGAACACACAtggacacattttctgaaaccgctagtcccaaaccggtgagctggagcctaacccagcaacacggagcacaaggctggagggggagaggacacacccaggacgagacgccagtccgtcacaaggcaccccaagggggacttgaacaccagacccaccagagagtaggccctggccaaacccgctgcaccaccgcaccccccttggagggaacatatattttttattctaagaAGGTAAGTACAAAACAGTGCACCAAATAGGCAAATACCAACAAAACCATCACTTTTCCCAATCCTTCCATCGCCCATCAGCACATAACACAGTGTCCAATATTCCACCAAAACAATCCCCAGTAACTCCGGCACCGTGTGACTCCGGCAGTTCCAGAGTTCACAGCTGTCCTCCTCACACAGTACATAGACACTGACACTGGCATTTATACGTTTAGcgaacacttctctccaaagtgactaacagtgTTAGGCTACGTACAaatatctacccatttataaagcagggttttttttaattggagcaatttagggtaagtgccatgctcaagggtactgcccATGCATGTGCACTGGGTAATCATTAGCAAATAAAACATGGACACGGATACATAGTGCAGATGGGTGTAAAACTGAAGTTTTACTCTTGGTATTTACAGAAGCAGTGACTGCTGAGGGATAACAGTGTGGTACTGGACACGGGGAAGAGCTGGAAGGTTGACCATGAGGCTAAGACAGGACAAGCCACAGTCCAACACCCGTTTCCCTGCTGACAGACACGTTTCATATCTCAGTTAAGAAATCAAAGACGGGCAAAAAGGTAAAGTTTTCAGCACTGACGCTGCTGCTTCCTGCATTCACACTGAGACTGATGCCGAGTCACATGCTCACCTGCCCTCTTCGCACTCTAGGAGCTGCCTGTAGGTGGTGATCTCCTGCTCCAGGCGCACCTTGGTGTTGAGCAGCTGCAGATGGAGCTGCCGCTGGCTCTCGATGTCACTTCGCACCTGGCCCAGCTCCGACTCCAGCCTCCGTATCACCATGCTCAGGTCCTCGAGCTGCACCTTGTACTGCTTCTGCGTGCTCCTCAGGGAGCTTTCCAGTCCCTTTTCCTGGAAGAAGGCAGAAATCAACCAATTCCGTGTCCCAATGAAGACGGTATGCGATAAAGACGATGATGCGGCACATGTTCGTGTATGCTGCCAGTATTTCTACATGGAGCACGATGACAAAATGTGTGTACGACACTTGTTCGTGTTACATTCATAGGTATGTCCATAACTATGAGGTTATGAAATTTCGAAGATGTAGTATTtctcacattattttaattgcattttcttcattgaGTCGTTTTCTAGGATTTGTGTCAGCTGCAGCGTGAAAACAAGATGTGTTTCTGCAGCCAGCTGTTGGTTGGCGGTAAAACGCAGtcagagagaacacacacacacacacattgtctgaaccgcttgacccatatggggtcgcggggaaccggagcctacccggcaacacacagggcgtaaggccggagggggaggggacccacccaggacgggacgccagtccgtcgtaaggcaccccaagcgggactcgaaccccagacccaccagagagcaggacccggtccaacccactgtgccactgcaccccccggaTACTCAGAGAGAACAATACTTTCGAAATGCTCagattcaactcacttccacagtgtttacacttcGCATCTAAGGTTTGTGAGTGTCAGTGTTCAATAAATTGAGGAACACCATACatgtttattactatttttattgtttagtttgtccaagatgacttgcactgctagagaCACAAAATTCCCTATAATCATTCAGTCATCTGTACAGCAGGGCAgcgtaacacacacaaacacacactatgggtgatttagAGTCCCCGCTGCACCcgaaaaacacatctttggactgttgggCGAAGGGATTTCTGGATGATTCACCTTTTGAGAGCATAAGTAATAACACTGAAAGTGGACAGAAGCTGATGAATATTATACCTGTTTATGGGATGAGTGCGTCAGCCACAGTGACTGATTGGGGGGTAGTAGAAATGATGGATTTTTGCTTTCAGTTAATTTGGATGAGTTTTAATTGTAATGTTGTTCttactttaaagaaaaataaatactgtaagtcttacaaagattttttaaaaattagaagagcattattttaggtttttataGAAGCTGACTGGAGAATAAACGGAGGCACATCTGTATAGCTGTTACTGTGAtgtttggatttacaaacaaatctaATTCGGAACGTATTGCAATGTATCCCCAGGTGTGCGTGTAAGCTGAGCAGCCAGAGCGTTTACACCGAGAAATACTCttctgcgtgtgtttgtgcgtaGGCATGCTCTTGTCGTACAGCAAGTGTGTGGGAGATCCACCAGGACGCTCACCAGGGCCTGCAGAGACTCCATCTCCACCTGCAGGCTGTGCCACTGCCTCCTGGCATCTGCAAGTTCGGCCCAGGCGGCCCGCAAGGCCTCCTCGTCCTGGCTCTCCTGGGCCTGTGAGGGACACTGAAGAGCAGCGCATGCATAACTAgggtgcacgcacacacgcgcacgcacacacacacatacacacacactgaatgacACATGCACAAGATCATGGTGCCATAAATAtgtttacaaaaacagaaatactgcagaaaacacaagacAATGGTACAAACGGAAATGAACATATCAAAGCAAAAATGTCTGAATATCAGAGGACTAAACATCATAACAGGTACTGgcatatttcaatatttcaaagaacataaagaaataatgacTGAGACGCAACCATAACTTATGGAGATGgtttacatgcacacacagaaaggagTAAAACATTAGAAGGTTTAAAACACATGCAGTGGTATTTGCACCTATAAGGCAAAGATAAGAGTATTtaacctaataataataacaataataataatgatgtacGGAATAATTGAAAGAAGCTCATCTCACCCTCGGCTTTATGCTGAGTACGTTTCTCGTGTGTCTGTCAGAGCAAAAGAGAGATGGTGTGAGAGACGTGGACGAGTGTGGGACACGCTGAATGAGAGCGTGGAAATACAGCAGGAGGGTAAACATCTGAGTAACAGAAATTTCTGACATGCGCATGACATGCCATCAAGAAATTCAGCAAACTGGTCAAATGCAGGCCTTTCGTAAAAGTCCTCAGTACAGACGTCTGCGGTGCCTGATGGGGGTGgggccaggacaggacaggacaagacAGGGAGGGCAGGACGGGGACGACGGACAGGGCGTGTCGGGGATGCTCTGGCACTAGGAGTGGCCTGATGGCTGGGGATGTGCACCAGAGGCAGCGGCTTGTGGTCGGCGACCATGACGCTCACCTGCGTACGAGTGCTTCCTGACCGGTTGGCCGTACGATGGCCGCTGGCACACGGCTCCCCGTGTTCGGTCCTGATGCGGCCGACCGGCTGCGAGAGCTGCACCTCTGCGCCATGGTGTCTGCAACGCTCTGCTAAGCCCAGTAGCACATCGCCCCGGCCGGCCGACCTGGTGCTGCAGAGCCTGCGCTGCCTGCAGTGAcggagtgagagagaggaggaggagggaaggagggggagagagagagggacactGAGCTGAGGAGGGGCGGGTGAGCAATATGTAAGccatgtgggggaggggggagaacAATCTGTATTCAATTACGTGAGAGAGTTGATGAAAGCATGAATGAGTAAGAGAGCCCAGAACATTGGACAATTATCCAccagatacagtgaaaatggagGTAGCAATGAAACAAAGCACAGTCAATGTGATGAACGTTTCTTTGAAGAATGTACATATATTAGGAAGGAATAATGGAATTTGCTAAAATATAGAAGGGATGATTGCTAAGTGCAGTCACGGATGTGGTTAAAAGCTGGCCTGCAAAGGggttttttatttcagaattgGGACGGCAATAGAGTCTGTGAACAATTGTGATAgcagttaaaaatgaaatgcaattcaatttatttttatagagcgctcttctcatgcagtgacacagcttgaacacaggcatagagcaaagaaacaaatacatcagacaaggaaacgaAGAAACTAGAGAactagcgtaatacattatcaatccttttataaagctataagtatgcctacagGCCACGGTAGGCATCAATCAAAAATTTGACTTTATTATGATTTTATAGAGACTCAGACAACATAGACTGGTATGCTGTTGCAGAATTTTATTTCACTAGGAAAATAAAACTCTTATCAGTTTTACTTCTGTGATATGGTAAATGAGATAAGTTTCAAAGGGAGGAGGATTTGCTAAAAGtgctaatgtaaaaatataacacaagtaaaaatatacacaggAAGACAGTGGGGATCAAGACATGTTCTGGCATCCTTTGTCCACATGTAAACTTTCTGCAGTCCATGGAATCTTCCTAACAGCCTCTTCATGGCGTTGTGTGTCATCCTCCGCTATCGCTTGCGCACTCACTCTCATCATCTGTGGCTCCAGGTGTGAGTCCCGGTGGTCCAGATcctatccctgtccctgtcctaGTCAGGGTTCACTCAGGACCGGATGCCAGTCGCTGGCAGTCTATGCAAACCAACAATTTTCAATGAATTTCTGAAATATCAAAGTGGACAAAGTGATGAATCAGAAACAATCCACTTACCCAAGTTTCATAAATGGACAATTTTCCTTTTACCACGTGTTTCGACATTTTGGAAGAAGAACACAATAGGCACCTTACCACCAAAGCTTTACTAATATTTTTGGACATTCTCGTCATGATAAAAACAGTTCTAACAATTAAGCACATTTGCCTCTATTTACTGACATGCAGCGAAGACACTTCTGAGCTGTAAACATTCCCACGAGTGATTTTGTACAGCTTGATCCAACAGAGTGACGCCATCAACATACATTCGTGACACTGGAGACACAAAAATTAGAAACATTGACATGAGAAAAACTAGGGACAGCTGATACTGTAGaggacagagctgctgcctttagacccaaaggtccacaggtttgaatatcacctccagctatagcacccttgaacaaggtacttgccctaaattgctccactaaaattactcagctgtataaatgggtaaataattgtatgtagattaccattgtaagttgctttggagaaaagtgtcagataaatgtaaataaggagAGCTCTGAAGTCCCTGCCAAGAGGGAAGGCCACTGGAACACATACTGCATTAGAAGAGCTGGTTGAGCTGCCCACCGGTGGATGGCAACAAGTGTGGACAAGCAACCAGAGGCCAAGACCGGAAACGATCGGTTCGCATCCCAATTCCCAAGAAAAGACATGCGACAGATCTACCACGATTTCCCTAATTTCACACAGCAGGAAGGTCACTGAACACAGACTACAGCCGTACATAGATAGAAGTGCGTGATGCTCCTGCTACACGTTGCGTTCAGAAACTGAACTCAACTCAAATGGCAGCAGCAAACTTAAGTGTTGGCGGTGAAGACGTAGCAATCGTTGAGAACTTCTGCCTCTTGGGATCAAAAATGATCAATAAGGTGTCAAGAGATACAGTGAAGAACAGCACTTGGCAGAAGTGCAGTGAAAGACCTGGAAAAGATCCTTAAACATGCTGATGTTTCCAGAATGAAGAAAAGAGCTGTTGAAGCACTGCTGTTTTCTATGACTCTACAGAGATGTACAAGATGAACTTGTCAAGACTGGTAATGCAGCTAACTTCATGAGTATGTCAGCTatccatatatacacacatatataaaaaaaaaaacatacaaaagcCACTTACACAGGTAacataagtttacatttatttgatacttttctctaaagtgacttacaattaattacacacgggtaattttactagagcaaggTGGGTACAGGAGGGGGATTTCGAACAAGCAACCGTCACAAAGCAGCAGCGTTAACTACTATGCTAGCTGTAGACCTTTCAAAATCTACCTcctaataatagtaatagtagtaCCAAATGAATATCGCCGGCATGTGAGTTACAAATCTACACACTTTATTTCCTGCGTATAGCGCGCCCCGCCGGCGGGGGCGATTATCGGCCTCGTCCGGCCATTTCCGCCACTGTTCTGAAACGGCATCCTGCCAACGCGCTCTGCGCAGGAACCGCGCAGCGCCTGAAGTGGCAAACAGCACCACCTGAACGCGCACGTACGCGTCCCACCTACGGAGAAACGTACGTTCACGCATTAGTGCCGTGAGGTGGGCCGCGCTGCGCTGCTGTCTGACATCCGAGCTGCGAAGGACCATTCTCAGCCCGGCTGACAGGGCCCACAATTCGCCGTTTTCCGCACAGCCAGCCAACATGCCCGAGAGGAGGCCCTTCGCCCGGCTCCCTACCGACGTGAGTCCCGTCAACTACGCGCTATGGTTGAAGCCCGACCTGGTGGACTTCACGTTCGAGGGCAAAGTGGAGGCCCGCGTGCAGGTAAGTCGGCCGCGCGCCACGGGAGGGGGGGAGCCcgttgtgtgttttctttcgtCAGTGCGGTTGGTGCGCGcgcttgtgtctgtgtgtgtgtgtctgtgagagagacagatttGCCCTTGGCTTGTGTGTGTCCAACAGACAcagtcagtcaatcagtcagtcactcactcactgtgtcgCTGTTCCGGACGAGTCGAGTGTGAATTAAACACTGAAGACCGGCTGCTGGAGCGGAGCTCCGTGTTTCTCTTCTGTCTTCACTTCGCTCCTACTACTTCTCTTTTCTGTTCTGCTGCGTGTTCTTCTTCCCCCTAGTCTAGACGTCGTGAGCCGGTGCTGCTGCAGCGCTCAGCATGCAGATACAGTAGTACTGAGTACAGTACAGGTGAGGTGGGCTTCAATCACAAACACTTTTGCGTCTCTCTCCTGCTCCAGGTGACGAGGGCCACGAACCAGATAGTCATGAACTGCGCGGACATCGACATCATTTCGGCGTCTTTTGCGTCAGGGGGAAAAGGTAACGCTTTTTTCACGAAGAAGCTTCCAGTAATTCACTCTCTTCACTCACGCTCTCCATCCAGTTCCTTTTCCGAGGCATTTCCTTCTCTAGCTTGGAGTAAAAGTCCTTCCGCTCATCCATGTTACACTTACACAgcgctcagtcagtgtgtacgCACCCGCTCCTGAGGACACGCTCTTTCGCAAGCAAGTGGCAAAAGGCACAGTGTGTTATGCAGCAATAAAGTGTGACTCAAATAAGAAGGAAGGCGAGCAAAAACACGGTACGTGCAGAGTGAGATGCTTCGCGGTCGTGGAGCGGGGCGGCTGGCCGTGCTGGAGGACGACACGGAAAGGCCACATGTGAACCTGCGGAGGTCACGTTCGCGTGCCTGGGCCGGCAGGTGCTGAGGGCGAAGGTGGGAGGTTTATTATGCTTGTAACTGCCAGAGCGCTAGAGTGCAGCCGTGCCAGTAGCCCCGGATGTGACTGCTGAGGCCGGGGCGCACGTCCCGTGTCACAGCCGCCAGCTTGTCCcgcaggggtgtgtgtgtgtgtgtgtggcggcaCTCTGTAGGCGAAACCTGGGGATACCAGCGCCTAAAGTGGTATGCGGCTTTTGGTTGTTTGGTGCATGTGGGACTCAGTTTACGGAAATCTCTGCATTGGTTGAGACACCTTTATATGTGAAGAAAGGCTGAGGGGTAGAGAATGCTCTGGAATGTGTGGGTTAATCATGGGAGGGCCTCGGGTGCAGGAACGGGTGCCATGGACCTCGACACACTGCACCCTAGCAGTGAAAATGGTACCACTGGCTGGATGTAGCTGGTCT contains these protein-coding regions:
- the krt222 gene encoding keratin-like protein KRT222; translated protein: MAQRCSSRSRSAASGPNTGSRVPAAIVRPTGQEALVRRHTRNVLSIKPRCPSQAQESQDEEALRAAWAELADARRQWHSLQVEMESLQALEKGLESSLRSTQKQYKVQLEDLSMVIRRLESELGQVRSDIESQRQLHLQLLNTKVRLEQEITTYRQLLECEEGRIRVHNELMGKMKCEPQPQVRRERCADPSPKQLVEVRSGDTAHKRNPALSRTKKSLVFFTEPERRAEKNSAPAKTQQVLRGTVMRESAEAHGTVESKKIDVVIKQWEGSFFKGNPKLRKKSVSLRFDLHMAAADDGCAQTQQDDLPDVEVRLVMKRSRSIPSMTQ